From the genome of Thunnus thynnus chromosome 1, fThuThy2.1, whole genome shotgun sequence, one region includes:
- the LOC137180319 gene encoding coiled-coil domain-containing protein 81-like isoform X2 codes for MTDIFQLVSEAGKRTLPTLCQLSENDIGSIWANVSVYIERQMTLQKGVHLAGLGTFTFSQQKLDIGSKFTMIQRPIFLLAGKLAQSLGLKQPRPVAAATHLPVVQLNFTAVSQETPFSRDVVEGCVRETLLLLVRALASEQIVTLPLQGIGILSFKNNKVRMKFNRDFINAMDGSGRLHLAFNNRPGSSASLMSGGLSRLQRPQTANHIALPTVCSPQPDNKAGDKEGWCLSPAPDQRNAQEVPQQRESKSHQTLQPAKMKAVNLSEELNPKPPMEATDKPSTISPPEVTPKLEEPHVNVGCSGHARAGQELCYLCMQRAQRNVPVYLREQQQTEEKAQERLLLFKELQRDKQFMEKEQAKLHEHREHAKQVAAFNLQMSEKKEKTYCPLYPTSFIFPARPLTPARRMKQNRYMNELQSQIESQRQHKAQDQQNCLLMEHLDQVQLVQEIALQKAQQLQQKQEKTKHYKKALDTQVEDKKVTDLPEFQPDKSGFSRCETPAANAESRERAQKLFQVNFSVATQRKKEELHNRQVQLEKEREMLKHNQMELILDRINRFEKKRNISKSLESEWSLSATLKHQREEEERRFLRSAGQLLVDKLAQYRRCCQCKRRTSNSGETNIWKDSHYLSGSQFMI; via the exons ATGACCGATATATTTCAGCTGGTGTCAGAAGCAGGAAAAAGGACTTTACCTACACTCTGCCAGCTCTCGGAAAACG ATATCGGCAGTATTTGGGCTAATGTGTCCGTGTACATTGAACGTCAGATGACTTTACAGAag GGGGTCCACCTGGCAGGACTGGGGACCTTCACCTTCTCTCAGCAGAAGTTGGACATAGGGAGCAAGTTCACAATGATCCAACGGCCCATCTTCCTCCTGGCTGGGAAACTTGCCCAATCTCTGGGGTTAAAGCAGCCCAGACCAGTGGCTGCAG CAACACACCTACCGGTAGTGCAACTGAACTTCACAGCTGTGTCACAAGAGACTCCTTTCAGTCGAGATGTAGTGGAGGGCTGCGTCAGAGAAACTCTCCTGCTCCTTGTCAGAGCTTTGGCCTCTGAGCAAATCGTCACTCTCCCCCTCCAGGGAATTGGAATTTTGTCCTTTAAGAACAACAAG GTGCGGATGAAGTTCAACAGAGATTTTATTAATGCCATGGATGGAAGTGGTAGGCTACATTTAGCCTTCAATAAT AGACCGGGGAGCAGTGCCTCTTTAATGTCTGGTGGACTGTCCAGGCTGCAAAGGCCACAAACTGCCAACCATATCGCCCTGCCAACAGTCTGCTCTCCTCAGCCAGATAATAAAGCTGGTGACAAAGAAGGCTGGTGCCTGTCACCAGCTCCAGACCAGAGGAATGCACAAG AAGTTCCCCAACAGCGGGAATCTAAATCCCATCAGACACTACAGCCTGCCAAGATGAAAGCTGTCAACCTGTCTGAAGAACTGAATCCAAAACCCCCTATGGAGGCCACAGACaa GCCCTCCACCATCTCCCCACCAGAGGTCACTCCCAAACTTGAGGAACCACATGTGAATGTTGGCTGCTCTGGTCATGCCCGTGCTGGACAG GAGCTGTGCTACCTGTGTATGCAGCGGGCTCAAAGAAATGTTCCAGTGTACCtgagggagcagcagcagacagaggagaaagcTCAGGAGAGACTCTTACTGTTTAAAGAACTACAGAGAGACAAGCAGTTCATGGAGAAagaacag GCAAAGCTGCATGAGCACCGTGAGCATGCAAAGCAGGTCGCTGCATTCAATCTGCAAATgtcagagaagaaagagaagactTACTGTCCTCTGTACCCT ACGTCATTCATCTTCCCGGCTCGGCCTCTCACTCCTGCCAGGAGGATGAAACAGAATCGTTACATGAACGAGCTTCAGAGTCAGATAGAGAGTCAGCGGCAACACAAGGCTCAAGACCAGCAGAACTGTCTCCTCATGGAGCATCTAGACCAGGTCCAGCTGGTCCAAGA gaTAGCTTTGCAGAAGGctcagcagctccagcagaAACAGGAGAAAACGAAACATTACAAGAAGGCTCTGGACACTCAG GTGGAGGATAAGAAGGTCACAGACCTTCCAGAGTTCCAGCCTGACAAGTCCGGGTTCAGCCGCTGTGAAACACCAGCCGCCAACGCTGAGAGCCGAGAAAGGGCACAAAAG CTCTTTCAGGTAAATTTCAGTGTTGCTActcagaggaagaaagaagaactGCACAACCGCCAAGTCCagctggagaaagagagggaaatgcTCAAACACAACCAAATGGA GTTAATATTGGACCGCATTAATCGCTTTGAGAAGAAGCGGAACATCAGTAAGTCACTGGAGAGCGAATGGAGTTTGAGTGCGACACTCAAACACCAacgagaggaagaggagaggcgCTTCCTAAG GTCTGCTGGTCAGCTCCTGGTAGATAAGCTAGCACAGTACAGGCGCTGCTGCCAGTGTAAGAGGAGGACCTCCAACTCTGGAGAGACCAACATCTGGAAAGACTCTCATTACCTCTCTGGTTCACAGTTCATGATCTGA
- the LOC137180319 gene encoding coiled-coil domain-containing protein 81-like isoform X3: MTLQKGVHLAGLGTFTFSQQKLDIGSKFTMIQRPIFLLAGKLAQSLGLKQPRPVAAATHLPVVQLNFTAVSQETPFSRDVVEGCVRETLLLLVRALASEQIVTLPLQGIGILSFKNNKVRMKFNRDFINAMDGSGRLHLAFNNRPGSSASLMSGGLSRLQRPQTANHIALPTVCSPQPDNKAGDKEGWCLSPAPDQRNAQEVPQQRESKSHQTLQPAKMKAVNLSEELNPKPPMEATDKPSTISPPEVTPKLEEPHVNVGCSGHARAGQELCYLCMQRAQRNVPVYLREQQQTEEKAQERLLLFKELQRDKQFMEKEQAKLHEHREHAKQVAAFNLQMSEKKEKTYCPLYPTSFIFPARPLTPARRMKQNRYMNELQSQIESQRQHKAQDQQNCLLMEHLDQVQLVQEIALQKAQQLQQKQEKTKHYKKALDTQVEDKKVTDLPEFQPDKSGFSRCETPAANAESRERAQKQLFQVNFSVATQRKKEELHNRQVQLEKEREMLKHNQMELILDRINRFEKKRNISKSLESEWSLSATLKHQREEEERRFLRSAGQLLVDKLAQYRRCCQCKRRTSNSGETNIWKDSHYLSGSQFMI; this comes from the exons ATGACTTTACAGAag GGGGTCCACCTGGCAGGACTGGGGACCTTCACCTTCTCTCAGCAGAAGTTGGACATAGGGAGCAAGTTCACAATGATCCAACGGCCCATCTTCCTCCTGGCTGGGAAACTTGCCCAATCTCTGGGGTTAAAGCAGCCCAGACCAGTGGCTGCAG CAACACACCTACCGGTAGTGCAACTGAACTTCACAGCTGTGTCACAAGAGACTCCTTTCAGTCGAGATGTAGTGGAGGGCTGCGTCAGAGAAACTCTCCTGCTCCTTGTCAGAGCTTTGGCCTCTGAGCAAATCGTCACTCTCCCCCTCCAGGGAATTGGAATTTTGTCCTTTAAGAACAACAAG GTGCGGATGAAGTTCAACAGAGATTTTATTAATGCCATGGATGGAAGTGGTAGGCTACATTTAGCCTTCAATAAT AGACCGGGGAGCAGTGCCTCTTTAATGTCTGGTGGACTGTCCAGGCTGCAAAGGCCACAAACTGCCAACCATATCGCCCTGCCAACAGTCTGCTCTCCTCAGCCAGATAATAAAGCTGGTGACAAAGAAGGCTGGTGCCTGTCACCAGCTCCAGACCAGAGGAATGCACAAG AAGTTCCCCAACAGCGGGAATCTAAATCCCATCAGACACTACAGCCTGCCAAGATGAAAGCTGTCAACCTGTCTGAAGAACTGAATCCAAAACCCCCTATGGAGGCCACAGACaa GCCCTCCACCATCTCCCCACCAGAGGTCACTCCCAAACTTGAGGAACCACATGTGAATGTTGGCTGCTCTGGTCATGCCCGTGCTGGACAG GAGCTGTGCTACCTGTGTATGCAGCGGGCTCAAAGAAATGTTCCAGTGTACCtgagggagcagcagcagacagaggagaaagcTCAGGAGAGACTCTTACTGTTTAAAGAACTACAGAGAGACAAGCAGTTCATGGAGAAagaacag GCAAAGCTGCATGAGCACCGTGAGCATGCAAAGCAGGTCGCTGCATTCAATCTGCAAATgtcagagaagaaagagaagactTACTGTCCTCTGTACCCT ACGTCATTCATCTTCCCGGCTCGGCCTCTCACTCCTGCCAGGAGGATGAAACAGAATCGTTACATGAACGAGCTTCAGAGTCAGATAGAGAGTCAGCGGCAACACAAGGCTCAAGACCAGCAGAACTGTCTCCTCATGGAGCATCTAGACCAGGTCCAGCTGGTCCAAGA gaTAGCTTTGCAGAAGGctcagcagctccagcagaAACAGGAGAAAACGAAACATTACAAGAAGGCTCTGGACACTCAG GTGGAGGATAAGAAGGTCACAGACCTTCCAGAGTTCCAGCCTGACAAGTCCGGGTTCAGCCGCTGTGAAACACCAGCCGCCAACGCTGAGAGCCGAGAAAGGGCACAAAAG CAGCTCTTTCAGGTAAATTTCAGTGTTGCTActcagaggaagaaagaagaactGCACAACCGCCAAGTCCagctggagaaagagagggaaatgcTCAAACACAACCAAATGGA GTTAATATTGGACCGCATTAATCGCTTTGAGAAGAAGCGGAACATCAGTAAGTCACTGGAGAGCGAATGGAGTTTGAGTGCGACACTCAAACACCAacgagaggaagaggagaggcgCTTCCTAAG GTCTGCTGGTCAGCTCCTGGTAGATAAGCTAGCACAGTACAGGCGCTGCTGCCAGTGTAAGAGGAGGACCTCCAACTCTGGAGAGACCAACATCTGGAAAGACTCTCATTACCTCTCTGGTTCACAGTTCATGATCTGA
- the LOC137180319 gene encoding coiled-coil domain-containing protein 81-like isoform X1, protein MTDIFQLVSEAGKRTLPTLCQLSENDIGSIWANVSVYIERQMTLQKGVHLAGLGTFTFSQQKLDIGSKFTMIQRPIFLLAGKLAQSLGLKQPRPVAAATHLPVVQLNFTAVSQETPFSRDVVEGCVRETLLLLVRALASEQIVTLPLQGIGILSFKNNKVRMKFNRDFINAMDGSGRLHLAFNNRPGSSASLMSGGLSRLQRPQTANHIALPTVCSPQPDNKAGDKEGWCLSPAPDQRNAQEVPQQRESKSHQTLQPAKMKAVNLSEELNPKPPMEATDKPSTISPPEVTPKLEEPHVNVGCSGHARAGQELCYLCMQRAQRNVPVYLREQQQTEEKAQERLLLFKELQRDKQFMEKEQAKLHEHREHAKQVAAFNLQMSEKKEKTYCPLYPTSFIFPARPLTPARRMKQNRYMNELQSQIESQRQHKAQDQQNCLLMEHLDQVQLVQEIALQKAQQLQQKQEKTKHYKKALDTQVEDKKVTDLPEFQPDKSGFSRCETPAANAESRERAQKQLFQVNFSVATQRKKEELHNRQVQLEKEREMLKHNQMELILDRINRFEKKRNISKSLESEWSLSATLKHQREEEERRFLRSAGQLLVDKLAQYRRCCQCKRRTSNSGETNIWKDSHYLSGSQFMI, encoded by the exons ATGACCGATATATTTCAGCTGGTGTCAGAAGCAGGAAAAAGGACTTTACCTACACTCTGCCAGCTCTCGGAAAACG ATATCGGCAGTATTTGGGCTAATGTGTCCGTGTACATTGAACGTCAGATGACTTTACAGAag GGGGTCCACCTGGCAGGACTGGGGACCTTCACCTTCTCTCAGCAGAAGTTGGACATAGGGAGCAAGTTCACAATGATCCAACGGCCCATCTTCCTCCTGGCTGGGAAACTTGCCCAATCTCTGGGGTTAAAGCAGCCCAGACCAGTGGCTGCAG CAACACACCTACCGGTAGTGCAACTGAACTTCACAGCTGTGTCACAAGAGACTCCTTTCAGTCGAGATGTAGTGGAGGGCTGCGTCAGAGAAACTCTCCTGCTCCTTGTCAGAGCTTTGGCCTCTGAGCAAATCGTCACTCTCCCCCTCCAGGGAATTGGAATTTTGTCCTTTAAGAACAACAAG GTGCGGATGAAGTTCAACAGAGATTTTATTAATGCCATGGATGGAAGTGGTAGGCTACATTTAGCCTTCAATAAT AGACCGGGGAGCAGTGCCTCTTTAATGTCTGGTGGACTGTCCAGGCTGCAAAGGCCACAAACTGCCAACCATATCGCCCTGCCAACAGTCTGCTCTCCTCAGCCAGATAATAAAGCTGGTGACAAAGAAGGCTGGTGCCTGTCACCAGCTCCAGACCAGAGGAATGCACAAG AAGTTCCCCAACAGCGGGAATCTAAATCCCATCAGACACTACAGCCTGCCAAGATGAAAGCTGTCAACCTGTCTGAAGAACTGAATCCAAAACCCCCTATGGAGGCCACAGACaa GCCCTCCACCATCTCCCCACCAGAGGTCACTCCCAAACTTGAGGAACCACATGTGAATGTTGGCTGCTCTGGTCATGCCCGTGCTGGACAG GAGCTGTGCTACCTGTGTATGCAGCGGGCTCAAAGAAATGTTCCAGTGTACCtgagggagcagcagcagacagaggagaaagcTCAGGAGAGACTCTTACTGTTTAAAGAACTACAGAGAGACAAGCAGTTCATGGAGAAagaacag GCAAAGCTGCATGAGCACCGTGAGCATGCAAAGCAGGTCGCTGCATTCAATCTGCAAATgtcagagaagaaagagaagactTACTGTCCTCTGTACCCT ACGTCATTCATCTTCCCGGCTCGGCCTCTCACTCCTGCCAGGAGGATGAAACAGAATCGTTACATGAACGAGCTTCAGAGTCAGATAGAGAGTCAGCGGCAACACAAGGCTCAAGACCAGCAGAACTGTCTCCTCATGGAGCATCTAGACCAGGTCCAGCTGGTCCAAGA gaTAGCTTTGCAGAAGGctcagcagctccagcagaAACAGGAGAAAACGAAACATTACAAGAAGGCTCTGGACACTCAG GTGGAGGATAAGAAGGTCACAGACCTTCCAGAGTTCCAGCCTGACAAGTCCGGGTTCAGCCGCTGTGAAACACCAGCCGCCAACGCTGAGAGCCGAGAAAGGGCACAAAAG CAGCTCTTTCAGGTAAATTTCAGTGTTGCTActcagaggaagaaagaagaactGCACAACCGCCAAGTCCagctggagaaagagagggaaatgcTCAAACACAACCAAATGGA GTTAATATTGGACCGCATTAATCGCTTTGAGAAGAAGCGGAACATCAGTAAGTCACTGGAGAGCGAATGGAGTTTGAGTGCGACACTCAAACACCAacgagaggaagaggagaggcgCTTCCTAAG GTCTGCTGGTCAGCTCCTGGTAGATAAGCTAGCACAGTACAGGCGCTGCTGCCAGTGTAAGAGGAGGACCTCCAACTCTGGAGAGACCAACATCTGGAAAGACTCTCATTACCTCTCTGGTTCACAGTTCATGATCTGA